One stretch of Candidatus Thorarchaeota archaeon DNA includes these proteins:
- a CDS encoding nucleotidyltransferase domain-containing protein: MQKQQVKTIIERLIPVLEAEPRVIAGYIFGSVAKGTETPMSDLDLAILIADSSDETYCMDLTKRLTIRVSEVLDILKVDLICLNQADVAIRNSVVRDGILFYDKNPVERAQFERLTWDEYEDMQRLWEEYDRYMLKRFMEEQTNDRS; encoded by the coding sequence ATGCAGAAACAACAGGTCAAGACGATCATTGAGAGGCTTATCCCCGTATTAGAGGCCGAGCCAAGAGTGATTGCGGGTTACATCTTTGGTTCTGTTGCAAAAGGCACCGAGACCCCAATGAGCGATCTTGATCTTGCCATTCTCATCGCGGATTCGTCGGATGAGACCTACTGCATGGATTTGACAAAGAGACTGACAATTCGCGTTTCCGAGGTGCTTGATATTCTCAAGGTCGATCTCATCTGCCTCAACCAAGCCGATGTTGCCATTCGAAACAGTGTTGTCCGGGATGGAATTCTCTTCTACGACAAGAATCCAGTTGAACGTGCTCAGTTCGAGCGGCTGACGTGGGATGAATACGAGGACATGCAGCGGCTCTGGGAAGAATATGACAGGTACATGTTGAAACGATTTATGGAGGAACAAACAAATGATCGATCCTGA
- a CDS encoding DUF2283 domain-containing protein, whose protein sequence is MGRYDMVQAVVDLDKVDMVYDLENDVLYVSFGPVQEADGSEMLPNGIVVCYKNGNPIGLTIVGRNHPNS, encoded by the coding sequence ATGGGGCGGTATGATATGGTCCAAGCGGTTGTTGATCTGGACAAGGTGGATATGGTCTACGATTTAGAGAATGATGTGCTCTATGTGAGTTTTGGGCCAGTACAAGAAGCTGATGGCTCTGAGATGTTACCAAATGGGATCGTTGTCTGTTATAAAAATGGAAATCCAATTGGACTCACAATTGTCGGAAGAAACCATCCAAACTCGTAA